The following proteins are co-located in the Synechococcus sp. PROS-U-1 genome:
- the psaB gene encoding photosystem I core protein PsaB codes for MATKFPSFSQGLAQDPTTRRIWYGIATAHDFESHDGMTEERLYQKLFSTHFGHLAIIGLWVSGNLFHIAWQGNFEQWVADPLHVRPIAHAIWDPHFGQGAIDAFTQAGASSPVNIAYSGLYHWFYTIGMTTNAELYQGSIFMMILSAWALFAGWLHLQPKFRPSLAWFKNAESRLNHHLAVLFGFSSIAWTGHLVHVAIPEARGQHVGWDNFLNVLPHPAGLGPFFTGNWGVYAENPDSLNQVFGSSEGAGTAILTFLGGFHPQTEALWLTDIAHHHLAIGCIFVIAGHMYRTNFGIGHSIKEILETHNPPQGTPGDLGAGHKGLYDTINNSLHFQLGLALASLGVITSLVAQHMYSMPSYAFIAKDYTTQAALYTHHQYIAIALMCGAFAHGAIFFIRDYDPEANKDNVLARMLEHKEAIISHLSWVSLFLGFHTLGLYVHNDVVVAFGTPEKQILVEPVFAQFVQAASGKAMYGMDVLLSNASSSASLASQNIPGDHYWLDAINGNTDVFLPIGPGDFLVHHAIALGLHTTTLILVKGALDARGSKLMPDKKDFGYSFPCDGPGRGGTCDISAWDAFYLAVFWALNTVGWLTFYWHWKHLAIWSGNVAQFNESSTYLMGWFRDYLWLNSSQLINGYNPFGSNNLAVWAWMFLFGHLVWATGFMFLISWRGYWQELIETIVWAHQRSPIANMMGYRDKPVALSIVQARVVGLAHFTVGYVLTYAAFLIASTSGKFG; via the coding sequence ATGGCAACGAAATTTCCTTCGTTCAGCCAGGGTCTGGCCCAGGACCCGACAACCCGCCGTATTTGGTACGGGATCGCCACGGCTCACGACTTCGAGAGCCATGACGGAATGACGGAGGAGCGCCTCTATCAGAAGCTCTTCTCCACCCATTTCGGTCATCTCGCGATCATCGGCCTGTGGGTTTCGGGAAACCTGTTCCACATCGCCTGGCAGGGCAACTTCGAGCAGTGGGTCGCCGACCCCCTGCACGTGCGCCCCATCGCTCACGCAATCTGGGATCCCCACTTCGGTCAAGGCGCCATTGACGCCTTCACCCAGGCGGGTGCTTCCTCCCCGGTGAACATCGCCTACTCAGGCCTGTATCACTGGTTCTACACAATCGGCATGACGACGAATGCCGAGCTGTATCAGGGTTCCATCTTCATGATGATCCTGTCGGCTTGGGCCCTCTTCGCCGGCTGGCTGCATCTGCAGCCCAAGTTCCGTCCTTCCCTGGCCTGGTTCAAAAACGCTGAATCGCGTCTGAACCACCATCTGGCTGTTCTGTTCGGCTTCAGTTCCATCGCCTGGACCGGTCACCTGGTTCACGTTGCGATCCCCGAAGCCCGCGGTCAGCACGTTGGATGGGACAACTTCCTCAACGTTCTGCCTCATCCCGCCGGTCTTGGACCCTTCTTCACCGGCAACTGGGGTGTGTATGCCGAAAATCCCGATTCTCTGAATCAGGTCTTTGGTAGTTCCGAAGGTGCCGGCACCGCCATCCTCACCTTCCTTGGTGGCTTCCACCCTCAGACAGAAGCTCTCTGGCTGACGGACATCGCCCACCACCACCTGGCCATCGGTTGCATCTTCGTGATCGCCGGCCACATGTACCGGACCAACTTCGGTATCGGTCACTCCATCAAGGAGATCCTTGAAACCCACAACCCTCCCCAGGGCACTCCTGGTGATCTGGGTGCGGGCCACAAAGGTCTCTACGACACCATCAACAACAGCCTGCACTTCCAGCTTGGTTTGGCTCTCGCCTCCCTTGGCGTGATCACCAGCCTCGTTGCGCAGCACATGTACTCGATGCCGTCGTATGCCTTCATCGCGAAGGACTACACAACCCAGGCAGCCCTGTACACCCATCACCAGTACATCGCCATTGCGCTGATGTGTGGTGCCTTTGCTCACGGTGCGATCTTCTTCATCCGTGACTACGACCCCGAAGCCAATAAGGACAACGTCCTGGCTCGGATGCTCGAGCACAAAGAAGCGATCATCAGTCACCTGAGCTGGGTCTCCCTGTTCCTCGGATTCCACACCCTGGGTCTCTACGTCCACAACGATGTGGTCGTTGCCTTCGGTACCCCCGAGAAGCAGATTCTGGTTGAGCCCGTTTTCGCCCAGTTCGTACAGGCCGCCTCTGGCAAGGCCATGTATGGAATGGATGTGCTGCTCTCCAATGCCTCCAGCTCCGCCAGCCTTGCGTCCCAGAACATTCCTGGCGACCACTACTGGCTTGATGCCATCAACGGCAACACCGATGTGTTCCTGCCGATCGGCCCTGGTGACTTCCTTGTTCACCATGCCATCGCTTTGGGTCTGCACACCACCACCCTCATCCTCGTGAAGGGTGCCCTGGATGCTCGCGGCTCCAAGCTGATGCCCGATAAGAAGGATTTCGGCTACTCCTTCCCCTGCGACGGCCCCGGCCGTGGCGGTACCTGCGACATCTCTGCCTGGGACGCCTTCTATCTGGCAGTCTTCTGGGCTCTGAACACCGTGGGCTGGCTGACCTTCTACTGGCACTGGAAGCACCTGGCGATCTGGTCAGGCAACGTGGCTCAGTTCAACGAATCCAGCACCTACCTGATGGGCTGGTTCCGCGACTACCTGTGGCTCAACTCCTCCCAGCTGATTAACGGTTACAACCCGTTTGGAAGCAACAACCTGGCCGTCTGGGCCTGGATGTTCCTCTTCGGTCACCTGGTATGGGCTACCGGTTTCATGTTCCTGATCTCCTGGCGGGGTTACTGGCAGGAACTGATCGAGACCATTGTCTGGGCACATCAGCGCAGCCCCATCGCCAACATGATGGGTTACCGCGACAAGCCTGTGGCACTCTCCATCGTTCAGGCCCGTGTTGTTGGTCTCGCCCACTTCACGGTCGGCTATGTACTGACGTACGCAGCCTTCCTGATAGCTTCGACTTCAGGAAAGTTCGGTTGA
- a CDS encoding helix-turn-helix domain-containing protein, which translates to MWKQLGCDYNVVQISPGPLHGRLRVDHQDGILLVSMQADQALLVEGTRHPRWLPFTIEHSDNYREHRHFGESLSPHTLAGFNTKMTETLMRTSPGGNCIGAVLVDRRRADIWADLMGAHEVSDRMEHNNKAILSPMVHRKLRQLMVLPAWQGADVPKPFQADLLEAQLIESLSPESSSLVQPVQKTHHSDLVKELVRFSFQSSTAPVSLGLVCQALFTTKTTLTVSCREMFGYGPMALMRRIRLQQVHEVLTSPGLRQQTGCHTVQQAAEHFGFVSRNHFASAYRDLFAETPRTTLLASR; encoded by the coding sequence TTGTGGAAGCAACTGGGATGTGATTACAACGTCGTTCAGATTTCGCCAGGTCCCCTGCATGGTCGTTTAAGAGTTGACCATCAGGATGGAATTCTGCTTGTTTCGATGCAAGCGGATCAGGCATTGTTGGTGGAGGGAACGCGTCACCCTCGCTGGTTGCCTTTCACGATTGAACATAGTGATAACTACAGGGAGCATCGCCATTTTGGTGAGTCCCTGTCTCCGCATACGTTGGCTGGATTCAACACCAAAATGACGGAGACGTTGATGAGAACGTCTCCAGGTGGCAATTGTATTGGGGCTGTTCTTGTCGACCGTCGTCGTGCTGACATCTGGGCAGATCTGATGGGTGCCCATGAGGTCTCGGATCGTATGGAACATAACAACAAAGCCATTCTTTCCCCAATGGTTCATCGCAAGTTGCGTCAGTTGATGGTGCTTCCTGCTTGGCAAGGTGCTGACGTCCCTAAGCCTTTCCAGGCTGATCTTTTGGAGGCGCAGCTGATTGAGTCTCTCTCGCCTGAGAGTTCATCACTTGTGCAGCCTGTGCAGAAGACTCATCACAGCGATCTTGTGAAGGAGTTGGTTCGCTTTTCTTTTCAATCGAGCACTGCACCCGTCTCTTTGGGTTTGGTGTGTCAGGCACTATTCACGACCAAGACAACCCTCACTGTGAGTTGTCGTGAAATGTTTGGCTACGGACCGATGGCTTTGATGCGTCGCATTCGGTTGCAGCAAGTGCACGAAGTCTTAACTAGTCCCGGCCTTCGGCAACAAACAGGGTGCCACACCGTCCAGCAGGCAGCTGAGCATTTTGGCTTTGTAAGTCGAAATCACTTTGCAAGTGCCTATCGCGATCTCTTTGCGGAGACGCCGCGGACAACTTTGCTGGCGTCCCGGTGA
- a CDS encoding calcium-binding protein, which produces MGKGKGKNHVPDKVTDGLDNIKDEIEGWIPDLDIKDQLGDLYDSIQDLWERGYENIDVKGNYIDPWTDKVLDYADFNVVVPKSNKTFVGGSNKDDLMSGHWEKHKYEGGKGNDRIFTWYGKDTLIGGNGKDHLYADGDDCTMIGGKGNDYFYLDGDATVLIKDYRKKGKDVIRVDGYNKKQIKISTEGGNSLIKAGKKTLAKVVGVKNLNKKQLDYSGGNTKTKSIDHDHDHHGHAHHRKAEMSESDVITQIFSPVADL; this is translated from the coding sequence ATGGGCAAAGGTAAGGGCAAAAACCACGTCCCAGACAAAGTCACTGATGGCCTAGACAACATTAAGGACGAAATCGAAGGATGGATCCCTGACCTTGACATCAAGGATCAACTAGGCGATCTGTATGACTCGATCCAGGACCTCTGGGAGAGGGGCTACGAGAATATCGATGTCAAGGGGAATTACATCGACCCCTGGACCGACAAAGTTCTTGACTACGCAGATTTCAACGTTGTTGTCCCAAAATCCAACAAGACTTTCGTTGGTGGGTCCAACAAGGATGACCTGATGTCGGGCCATTGGGAAAAGCACAAATACGAGGGAGGGAAGGGCAACGACAGAATCTTCACCTGGTATGGCAAAGACACCCTGATTGGTGGCAATGGCAAGGATCACCTCTATGCCGACGGTGACGACTGCACCATGATTGGCGGAAAGGGCAACGATTATTTCTACCTTGACGGAGATGCCACGGTCCTAATCAAGGACTATCGCAAAAAAGGAAAGGACGTTATCCGCGTGGACGGATACAACAAAAAACAGATCAAAATCAGCACTGAAGGCGGCAACTCATTGATCAAAGCCGGCAAAAAAACGCTGGCCAAGGTGGTGGGAGTCAAAAACCTCAACAAGAAACAACTGGATTACTCCGGAGGCAACACAAAAACAAAGAGCATTGACCATGACCATGACCACCATGGCCATGCGCATCATCGCAAAGCCGAGATGAGCGAAAGCGACGTGATCACCCAGATCTTCTCGCCCGTGGCTGATCTTTAA